In Chitinophaga oryzae, the sequence GCATAAAATAGGCAATGCGCCCCATGCGCAAACGTGCGAGTTGTGATATGGCAGGACTTAAAATCTTCATATATAGGATGCTGTAGCGTGTTTTTATTGTTTAGCTGCTTCGTCCAGGTAATTCTTCCTGCGAAGAACGAAATTCTGGCCAAGATACACTTTTCTTACCTGTTCATCTTCAGCCAGTTCTTCTGCCGACCCCGATTTCAGGATTTTTCCTTCAAACAATAAATAAGCCCTGTCGGTAATAGACAGTGTTTCCTGTACGTTGTGGTCTGTAATCAGGATACCGATGTTCTTATATTTCAGTTTAGCTACAATAGACTGGATATCTTCCACGGCAATGGGGTCAATCCCGGCAAAGGGTTCATCCAGCAGGATGAATTTAGGGTCTACAGCCAGGGCGCGGGCAATTTCGGTACGGCGGCGTTCCCCACCGCTCAGTACGTCGCCGGGGCTCTTGCGGACGTGCGTCAGGCGGAATTCGCTCAACAGCGCCTCCAGCTTGTCTTTCTGCTCCGCCTTTTTGAGGTCGGTCATCTCCAGCACGGCGGCTATATTGTCTTCCACACTGAGTTTGCGGAACACGGAAGCCTCCTGCGGCAGATAGCCGATACCCATTTTAGCCCTTTTATACATGGGAAGCTTGGTGATATTCACCTCGTCGAGGTAAACATTCCCTTCATCCGGCTTGATAAGCCCTACTACCATGTAAAAGGAAGTGGTTTTACCCGCTCCGTTAGGGCCCAGCAGCCCTACGATCTCCCCTTGGGACACCTCAACA encodes:
- the lptB gene encoding LPS export ABC transporter ATP-binding protein, with amino-acid sequence MALRIHTDQLVKRYGARTVVNHVSVEVSQGEIVGLLGPNGAGKTTSFYMVVGLIKPDEGNVYLDEVNITKLPMYKRAKMGIGYLPQEASVFRKLSVEDNIAAVLEMTDLKKAEQKDKLEALLSEFRLTHVRKSPGDVLSGGERRRTEIARALAVDPKFILLDEPFAGIDPIAVEDIQSIVAKLKYKNIGILITDHNVQETLSITDRAYLLFEGKILKSGSAEELAEDEQVRKVYLGQNFVLRRKNYLDEAAKQ